From the genome of Bradyrhizobium elkanii USDA 76, one region includes:
- the acs gene encoding acetate--CoA ligase, giving the protein MDAKFANAGSPEVIYDVSADWAKRAYIDDAKYREMYAHSVKDPNGFWGEHGKRIDWIKPYTKVENVSFAPGNISIKWFEDGVLNVAWNCIDRHLDKRGDQTAIIWEGDDPSESRHITYRQLHDEVCKMANILRTRNVKRGDRVTIYLPMIPEAAYAMLACARIGAIHSVVFGGFSPDSLAQRIEDCDSKVVITADEGLRGGRKVPLKANVDAAIAKIDSKDSGGVDWVVVVKRTGGKIDMNPTRDLWYHEAAEMVTSECPVEHMHAEDPLFILYTSGSTGTPKGVLHTSAGYLVFASMTHQYVFDYHDGDIYWCTADVGWVTGHSYILYGPLCNGATTLMFEGVPNYPDNSRFWNVVDKHKVNIFYTAPTAIRALMQGGDEPVKKTSRKSLRLLGSVGEPINPEAWEWYYRVVGDDRCPIVDTWWQTETGGILITPLPGATKLKPGSATRPFFGVVPEIVDADGKTLDGETSGNLCLTRSWPGQMRTVYGDHARFEQTYFSTYKNKYFTGDGCRRDADGYYWITGRVDDVINVSGHRMGTAEVESSLVAHEAVSEAAVVGYPHDIKGQGIYAYVTLMKGTEPTEALRKELVAWVRKDIGPIASPDLIQFAPGLPKTRSGKIMRRILRKIAEDEPSSLGDTSTLADPAVVDDLVQNRQNKKGAPA; this is encoded by the coding sequence ATGGATGCAAAGTTCGCGAATGCTGGTTCGCCGGAAGTGATCTATGACGTGTCGGCCGACTGGGCCAAGCGCGCCTATATCGATGACGCCAAATATCGCGAGATGTACGCGCACTCGGTCAAGGACCCCAACGGCTTCTGGGGCGAGCACGGCAAGCGGATCGACTGGATCAAGCCCTACACCAAGGTCGAGAACGTCTCCTTCGCACCCGGCAACATCTCGATCAAATGGTTCGAGGATGGCGTGCTGAACGTCGCCTGGAACTGCATCGACCGCCATCTCGACAAGCGCGGCGACCAGACCGCGATCATCTGGGAGGGCGACGATCCCTCCGAATCCAGGCACATCACCTACCGCCAGCTGCACGACGAAGTCTGCAAGATGGCCAACATCCTGCGCACGCGGAACGTCAAGAGGGGCGACCGCGTCACGATCTATCTGCCGATGATTCCGGAAGCGGCCTACGCCATGCTGGCCTGCGCGCGGATCGGCGCGATTCATTCGGTGGTGTTCGGCGGTTTCTCGCCGGACAGCCTCGCGCAACGCATCGAGGATTGCGACTCGAAGGTGGTGATCACCGCCGACGAGGGCCTGCGCGGCGGCAGGAAGGTGCCGCTGAAGGCCAATGTCGATGCCGCCATCGCCAAGATCGACTCTAAGGATTCCGGCGGCGTCGATTGGGTCGTGGTGGTGAAGCGCACCGGCGGCAAGATCGACATGAACCCGACCCGCGACCTCTGGTATCACGAGGCCGCCGAGATGGTGACATCCGAATGCCCGGTCGAGCACATGCACGCGGAAGACCCGCTGTTCATCCTCTACACCTCGGGCTCGACCGGCACGCCGAAGGGCGTGCTGCACACCTCGGCCGGCTATCTCGTGTTTGCGTCGATGACGCATCAATACGTGTTCGATTATCACGACGGCGACATCTACTGGTGCACCGCCGACGTCGGCTGGGTCACCGGCCACAGCTACATTCTCTACGGGCCGCTCTGTAACGGCGCGACCACGCTGATGTTCGAGGGCGTGCCGAACTATCCGGACAACTCCCGCTTCTGGAACGTGGTCGACAAGCACAAGGTCAACATCTTCTACACCGCGCCGACCGCGATCCGCGCGCTGATGCAGGGCGGCGACGAACCGGTGAAGAAAACCTCGCGCAAATCGCTGCGCCTGCTCGGCTCGGTCGGCGAGCCGATCAATCCGGAAGCCTGGGAGTGGTACTACCGCGTGGTCGGCGACGACCGCTGCCCGATCGTCGACACCTGGTGGCAGACCGAGACCGGCGGCATCCTGATCACGCCGCTGCCCGGCGCGACCAAGCTGAAGCCCGGTTCGGCGACACGGCCGTTCTTCGGCGTGGTGCCGGAGATCGTCGATGCCGACGGCAAGACGCTGGACGGCGAGACCTCGGGCAATCTCTGCCTGACCAGGTCATGGCCGGGCCAGATGCGCACGGTCTATGGCGATCATGCGCGGTTCGAGCAGACCTATTTCTCGACCTACAAGAACAAGTATTTCACCGGCGACGGCTGCCGCCGCGACGCCGACGGCTACTACTGGATCACCGGCCGCGTCGACGACGTCATCAACGTCTCCGGCCACCGCATGGGCACCGCCGAGGTCGAGAGCTCGCTGGTCGCGCACGAGGCGGTGTCGGAAGCCGCCGTGGTCGGCTACCCGCACGACATCAAGGGCCAGGGCATCTACGCCTATGTCACGCTGATGAAGGGCACCGAGCCGACCGAAGCGCTGCGCAAGGAGTTGGTCGCCTGGGTCCGCAAGGACATCGGCCCGATCGCCTCGCCGGACCTGATCCAGTTCGCGCCCGGCCTGCCGAAGACGCGCTCCGGCAAGATCATGCGCCGCATCCTGCGCAAGATCGCCGAGGACGAGCCGTCGAGCCTCGGCGACACCTCGACCCTGGCCGATCCGGCCGTGGTCGACGACCTCGTGCAGAACCGCCAGAACAAGAAGGGCGCGCCGGCGTAA
- a CDS encoding adenylate kinase translates to MAPTARPKGTQAARLAKRLDIPQLSTGDMLRAAVSEGTPIGTKVKATMERGELVPDDLVVAIVAERISQPDAKSGFILDGFPRTIAQAAALDEILRAAHLRIDRVLELDVDEAALLSRILNRANEARSNGHARADDTEAALRVRLAEYRGQTRPLADYYREQGLLKSINGLQSIDKVASSLLEALDA, encoded by the coding sequence ATCGCACCAACGGCACGCCCCAAAGGGACTCAGGCGGCCCGTCTTGCCAAGCGCCTGGACATTCCTCAACTGTCGACCGGCGATATGTTGCGAGCGGCCGTATCCGAAGGAACGCCAATCGGGACAAAGGTAAAGGCGACCATGGAGCGCGGCGAACTTGTTCCCGATGATCTCGTCGTGGCCATCGTTGCCGAGCGCATATCGCAGCCTGATGCGAAATCCGGGTTTATCTTGGACGGCTTTCCGCGGACCATTGCTCAGGCGGCAGCGCTCGACGAGATTCTGCGAGCAGCCCATCTTCGCATTGACCGCGTGCTGGAATTGGACGTCGACGAAGCCGCTCTGCTGAGCCGCATCCTCAACCGTGCGAACGAAGCAAGATCCAACGGCCACGCACGCGCGGATGATACCGAAGCTGCGCTGAGAGTGCGCCTGGCCGAGTATCGCGGACAAACCAGACCGCTTGCCGACTATTACCGTGAGCAAGGACTTCTGAAGAGCATCAATGGTCTGCAATCGATCGACAAGGTAGCAAGCTCGCTCTTGGAAGCGCTCGATGCGTGA
- a CDS encoding c-type cytochrome: MIIYGLKSFMIAGLTAGFAAAAYAEDADVGKAEFQASCASCHGVDGKGKGPVAGQLKVPPADLTALAKNNNGVFPITAVYEAIDGRRTISAHGTHEMPIWGERFNPVKSLPHIVDPAYDALDPSRDLREVVVRTRILAIIDYLNRIQQK; the protein is encoded by the coding sequence ATGATTATCTATGGTCTGAAGTCTTTCATGATTGCCGGTCTGACCGCTGGTTTCGCCGCGGCCGCTTACGCTGAAGACGCCGATGTTGGCAAGGCAGAATTTCAAGCTTCGTGCGCAAGCTGCCATGGCGTGGATGGAAAGGGCAAAGGACCTGTTGCTGGGCAGCTGAAGGTGCCGCCTGCCGATTTGACGGCCTTGGCCAAGAACAACAACGGGGTCTTTCCTATTACCGCCGTTTACGAAGCCATAGACGGGCGGAGAACAATTTCCGCGCACGGCACGCATGAAATGCCGATTTGGGGGGAACGATTCAACCCCGTCAAGAGCTTGCCTCACATTGTCGATCCGGCCTATGACGCGCTCGATCCTTCCCGGGATTTGCGGGAGGTCGTGGTGCGAACACGAATCCTTGCGATTATCGATTATCTGAACCGAATTCAGCAAAAGTAG
- a CDS encoding CBS domain-containing protein translates to MQARDVMVSPVITENSNATVRQVASLLLQHRISAVPVVGKDGELVGIVTESDLMHRTEAGTERPYSWWLRLLVGDAQMASDYVKSHAVKIADIMTRKVVTAAPDTPLHEIAMLLEKHGINRVPIVDEAGHLLGIVSRANLLQAVASARPKLEMSPADSVIRKRLLGELHGQPWAHTFNLTATVQNGIVDLWGYAPSAAERAAIRIAAEAIPGVVAVNDHLMETPIMAY, encoded by the coding sequence ATGCAAGCACGCGACGTCATGGTGTCACCCGTCATCACGGAGAACTCCAACGCAACGGTGCGGCAGGTTGCTTCCCTGCTGCTCCAGCACCGCATCAGCGCCGTTCCTGTTGTGGGCAAGGATGGCGAACTCGTCGGAATCGTCACGGAAAGCGACTTAATGCATCGGACTGAAGCCGGCACCGAGCGCCCGTATTCGTGGTGGCTCCGGCTTCTGGTCGGAGACGCGCAAATGGCGTCCGACTACGTCAAGTCCCATGCCGTCAAGATCGCCGACATCATGACCCGCAAGGTCGTGACCGCGGCGCCCGACACGCCTCTGCATGAAATTGCGATGCTGCTCGAGAAACATGGCATCAACCGTGTCCCCATCGTCGATGAGGCCGGCCACCTCCTCGGCATCGTCAGCCGGGCCAACCTGCTCCAGGCCGTCGCGAGCGCCCGGCCGAAGCTGGAGATGTCACCCGCCGATTCCGTCATCAGGAAGAGATTACTCGGCGAGCTTCACGGGCAACCGTGGGCACACACCTTCAATCTGACCGCGACTGTACAGAACGGCATCGTCGACCTGTGGGGATATGCGCCATCCGCCGCCGAGCGCGCAGCGATCCGGATTGCCGCGGAGGCAATTCCCGGTGTCGTTGCTGTGAACGATCACCTGATGGAAACGCCGATCATGGCCTACTGA
- a CDS encoding host attachment protein, whose protein sequence is MAGIPKNALVLVGDGRKALLLRNEGDYQFPNLKAEAVFEDQNPPTHLQGTDRPGHFIKGIVSGQRGAVEPTDWHELEEYRFTRRIARAAEEIVRRRTTAFVIAAPPRTLAQLRATLATDVKRHIIAEIPKDLTRLPVGEIERHIVEALASPTR, encoded by the coding sequence ATGGCAGGAATTCCAAAGAACGCGCTCGTGCTTGTCGGAGACGGGCGCAAGGCGCTGTTGCTCCGCAACGAAGGCGACTATCAGTTCCCCAACCTGAAGGCGGAGGCGGTGTTCGAAGATCAGAATCCGCCAACGCACCTACAAGGCACGGACCGTCCAGGACACTTCATAAAAGGGATCGTCTCCGGTCAGCGGGGAGCCGTCGAACCGACGGACTGGCACGAACTCGAGGAGTATCGGTTCACGAGGCGGATTGCGCGGGCTGCGGAGGAGATTGTTCGGAGAAGAACGACGGCGTTTGTCATAGCCGCTCCGCCGCGAACGCTGGCACAGCTTCGGGCGACGCTCGCTACCGATGTCAAGCGTCACATCATTGCGGAGATTCCCAAGGATCTGACAAGGCTTCCCGTCGGGGAAATTGAAAGGCACATTGTTGAGGCGCTTGCGTCGCCCACACGATAG
- a CDS encoding CBS domain-containing protein: protein MLALDVMLTSFATIKPGAPLLDAVRLLLETGQRGLPVLDGSGALIGVISEGDFLHRRELGVHWPEGFWLEWLLSREEGRLVRERTRALSVDAVMSRKPVCVDECATVDEIVVEMDKHQISQVMVLRDTRVVGIVGRVQLITALERILTRSEGS from the coding sequence ATGTTGGCTTTGGATGTCATGCTCACGTCTTTCGCGACGATCAAACCCGGTGCGCCATTGCTCGATGCCGTTCGTCTATTGCTGGAAACTGGCCAGCGCGGCTTGCCTGTGCTCGATGGCTCAGGGGCGCTGATCGGTGTTATCTCTGAAGGAGACTTCCTTCACCGTCGCGAACTCGGCGTGCATTGGCCAGAGGGATTTTGGCTCGAATGGCTGTTGAGCAGAGAGGAGGGACGGCTGGTGCGCGAGCGGACCCGGGCCCTGAGCGTCGACGCTGTGATGAGCCGCAAGCCCGTTTGCGTCGACGAATGCGCGACTGTGGACGAGATCGTGGTCGAAATGGACAAGCATCAGATATCGCAAGTCATGGTGCTCCGGGATACGCGTGTCGTCGGCATCGTTGGACGTGTGCAGCTGATCACCGCGCTTGAGCGGATACTCACGCGATCCGAGGGTAGCTGA
- a CDS encoding LOG family protein, whose amino-acid sequence MTDDLPSTRPSPKPAHRVDRVVVLPGGQPKGAEEDGRAPGALRSILQSPSYQEADQDEGFLQSEATRGIRLQLDFLKTETLLREHQIAHTIVVFGSTRICEPQAARRAVASIADALALNPDDGGLQRRLKTARSLAAKTKYYRIAREFGRIVGAASEKTIGGRLMIMTGGGPGIMEAANRGAHDVGAQSIGLNITLSKEQAPNPYVTPELCFRFHYFAMRKLHLLMRARALVAFPGGFGTMDELFEVLSLAQTQKIAPVPVVLVGESYWRGAFDPDFLVDEGVIDPEDRDLFWFSESAEEAWQGILRWYETAGRPLLPIGDDASRGRPIGQEVES is encoded by the coding sequence ATGACTGACGATCTGCCATCGACTCGTCCGAGCCCGAAGCCGGCTCACCGTGTCGACAGGGTTGTGGTACTCCCCGGTGGGCAGCCCAAGGGCGCGGAAGAGGACGGCCGCGCGCCTGGTGCCCTGCGCAGCATCCTGCAATCGCCAAGCTATCAGGAGGCGGATCAGGACGAAGGTTTCCTGCAGAGCGAAGCCACACGCGGCATTCGCCTCCAACTTGATTTCCTCAAGACGGAGACCCTGCTCCGGGAGCATCAGATCGCTCATACGATCGTTGTCTTTGGCAGTACTCGCATTTGCGAGCCGCAGGCGGCGCGCCGGGCCGTCGCCTCGATAGCCGATGCGCTCGCGTTGAATCCCGACGATGGCGGCTTGCAGCGCCGTCTCAAGACGGCACGGAGCCTTGCGGCGAAGACCAAGTACTACAGAATCGCACGCGAGTTCGGACGGATCGTCGGTGCCGCAAGCGAAAAAACCATCGGTGGCCGCCTCATGATCATGACCGGCGGCGGGCCGGGCATCATGGAAGCAGCCAACAGGGGCGCGCACGATGTCGGGGCCCAATCGATCGGACTGAACATCACCCTGTCGAAGGAGCAGGCCCCTAACCCATATGTCACGCCCGAGCTCTGCTTCAGGTTCCACTATTTTGCGATGCGTAAATTGCATCTCCTGATGCGCGCCCGCGCGCTGGTGGCATTCCCGGGCGGCTTTGGCACGATGGACGAGCTGTTCGAAGTGCTGTCGTTGGCGCAAACCCAAAAGATCGCGCCGGTGCCGGTCGTGCTGGTCGGCGAGTCGTACTGGCGTGGTGCGTTTGATCCGGATTTCTTGGTCGACGAGGGCGTCATCGATCCGGAAGACAGGGACCTGTTTTGGTTTTCAGAGTCCGCCGAGGAAGCCTGGCAAGGCATTCTGCGGTGGTACGAGACGGCCGGCCGGCCGCTTCTGCCGATCGGAGATGACGCCTCACGGGGCAGGCCGATCGGTCAAGAGGTCGAATCGTGA
- a CDS encoding MBL fold metallo-hydrolase RNA specificity domain-containing protein has product MKLSFHGADRAVTGSCHSVECLNRRILIDCGLFQGSRDLVEENIAAFGFDPATIDYVLLTHAHLDHCGRIPLLVKRGFRGELITTAASRELARLVLVDAAHLQEEDAQRRARQGRRQGKEEAPSPLYNVVDALDCFDRFGKTAEYEQPLQLAEGLRATFIDAGHILGSASILIEATEHGRTRSVLFSGDLGNGGRPLLRLPSPPSRADIVVMESTYGDRRHRSLKDSIEELYGAISGTLARGGNVIIPTFALERAQEILYVLRQGIERSRLPPAMQIFLDSPMAISATEIFKRHFECLSSEAVSMFREGRDPLRPANLHLVRESADSVAINRITGGAVIMAGSGMCTGGRIRHHLRHNIWRKESAIVFVGYAAAGTIARQIIDGAKSVRLFGEDIAVRSKIYTINGFSAHADQQELLAWRRAIEGCEATFLVHGEEPAMQALAVHLEGQRVELPRLGDVFDL; this is encoded by the coding sequence GTGAAGTTATCCTTTCATGGCGCCGATCGCGCAGTGACCGGGTCTTGTCACTCGGTCGAATGCCTGAACCGACGCATTCTGATCGATTGCGGTCTTTTCCAGGGAAGCCGCGACCTGGTGGAAGAGAACATCGCAGCCTTCGGGTTCGATCCTGCAACCATCGACTATGTTCTGCTGACCCATGCCCACCTGGATCACTGCGGCAGGATTCCATTGCTCGTGAAGCGAGGATTCAGAGGTGAACTGATCACGACTGCGGCCAGTCGTGAGCTGGCCCGCCTCGTGCTTGTCGATGCCGCGCATTTGCAGGAAGAAGACGCGCAGCGGAGAGCCCGCCAAGGGCGCAGGCAGGGGAAAGAAGAAGCGCCGTCGCCGCTCTACAACGTTGTGGATGCGCTCGATTGCTTCGACCGGTTTGGAAAGACAGCTGAATATGAGCAACCGCTGCAACTCGCAGAAGGACTCCGAGCGACTTTCATCGACGCTGGCCATATCCTGGGCTCTGCGAGCATCCTGATCGAGGCCACCGAGCACGGCCGCACGCGCTCGGTCCTATTCTCGGGCGATCTCGGCAACGGCGGTCGCCCGCTGCTGCGGCTGCCGAGCCCTCCCTCTCGCGCTGACATTGTTGTCATGGAATCGACGTATGGAGACAGGCGCCATCGGTCGCTGAAAGACTCCATCGAGGAGCTTTACGGCGCGATCAGCGGCACGCTGGCCCGCGGCGGCAACGTCATCATCCCGACCTTCGCGCTCGAGCGCGCCCAGGAAATCCTCTATGTCCTGCGTCAGGGGATAGAGCGGAGCAGGCTGCCGCCGGCCATGCAAATCTTCCTGGACTCACCGATGGCGATCTCGGCGACCGAGATATTCAAGCGGCATTTCGAATGTCTCAGCTCCGAGGCTGTCTCCATGTTTCGCGAAGGGCGGGATCCACTGCGTCCGGCAAACCTGCATCTGGTCCGTGAGAGCGCCGATTCGGTCGCCATCAACAGGATAACTGGCGGCGCCGTCATCATGGCCGGATCTGGGATGTGTACGGGCGGCAGAATTCGCCATCACCTCAGGCACAATATCTGGCGCAAGGAATCGGCGATTGTATTCGTCGGATATGCCGCCGCGGGAACGATTGCGCGGCAGATCATCGATGGGGCCAAGTCCGTGCGGCTGTTCGGCGAAGACATTGCGGTTCGCAGCAAGATTTACACGATCAACGGATTTTCCGCGCACGCGGACCAGCAGGAGCTGCTGGCATGGCGACGCGCGATCGAGGGATGCGAGGCAACGTTCCTGGTCCATGGCGAAGAGCCCGCAATGCAGGCGCTCGCTGTGCACTTGGAGGGACAGCGGGTCGAGCTGCCGCGCCTGGGCGACGTGTTTGATCTCTAG
- a CDS encoding BON domain-containing protein, which translates to MVTVRNGVVHLHGIASSDHAREATIVAAENTAGVNKVCDHPCFVDTYTGLYVESPRDVKAAS; encoded by the coding sequence ATGGTGACCGTCCGCAACGGCGTTGTCCATCTGCATGGCATCGCCTCCAGCGACCATGCGCGTGAGGCAACCATCGTGGCCGCGGAGAACACCGCCGGCGTCAACAAGGTGTGCGATCACCCCTGCTTCGTGGATACCTATACCGGCCTCTACGTCGAATCTCCCAGGGACGTGAAGGCTGCGAGCTGA
- a CDS encoding CBS domain-containing protein, whose amino-acid sequence MYAHQIMARKVLSTTPDSAILDAANIMLQHRVSGLPVVDPDGTLVGIITEGDFLHRSEIGTGRKRNWLMTFILGPGKWAEDYVLEHGRKVSEIMTREPVTVAEDAPLTTVVGLMEKNNVKRLPVVRDGKLVGIITRSNLLRTVASLARNVPAPTENDDQIRRRILDEIERNAWCPLGLSVIVQDGIAHLSGVITESRFRNAAIVAAENVPGVREVHDHLCWGDSFSGFYLKSPDDQELEKQVH is encoded by the coding sequence ATGTATGCGCACCAGATTATGGCCCGTAAGGTGCTTTCGACCACGCCGGACAGCGCCATCCTCGACGCGGCAAACATCATGCTTCAGCACCGTGTCAGCGGGCTGCCGGTAGTCGATCCCGACGGGACGCTCGTCGGCATCATTACCGAAGGCGATTTCCTTCATCGCAGCGAGATCGGCACCGGACGGAAGCGCAATTGGTTGATGACCTTCATTCTCGGACCAGGAAAGTGGGCCGAGGACTACGTATTGGAGCATGGACGCAAAGTCTCTGAGATCATGACACGCGAGCCGGTCACCGTGGCCGAGGATGCGCCGTTGACGACGGTCGTCGGATTGATGGAGAAGAACAACGTCAAGCGACTGCCGGTGGTTCGCGACGGCAAGCTTGTCGGCATCATCACCCGCAGCAACCTGCTCCGAACGGTGGCGAGCCTGGCACGCAACGTACCTGCTCCGACCGAGAATGACGACCAGATCCGGCGGCGCATTCTGGACGAGATCGAACGGAATGCCTGGTGTCCGCTTGGACTCAGCGTCATCGTTCAGGACGGCATCGCCCACTTGAGCGGCGTGATTACCGAAAGCAGATTTCGCAACGCCGCGATCGTCGCGGCCGAAAACGTTCCCGGCGTCCGCGAGGTGCATGATCATCTCTGCTGGGGCGATAGCTTCTCGGGCTTCTACCTGAAATCTCCGGACGATCAGGAGCTGGAGAAACAGGTTCACTGA
- a CDS encoding carboxymuconolactone decarboxylase family protein yields MQKDYADICKHISNNLGQLRKGIPETMRAFSAMAQAATRNGALDARTKELIALALGVAAHCDGCIGFHAEALVKLGVSRKELEETLGLAVYMGGGPSLMYAADALGAYDQFQERAVVSEPAMD; encoded by the coding sequence ATGCAAAAGGACTATGCCGACATCTGCAAGCACATCTCCAACAATCTGGGCCAGTTGCGCAAGGGCATTCCTGAAACCATGCGAGCGTTCTCGGCCATGGCGCAGGCGGCCACCAGAAACGGCGCGCTCGATGCCCGGACCAAGGAATTGATCGCGCTCGCGCTGGGCGTTGCCGCGCACTGCGACGGCTGCATCGGCTTCCACGCCGAGGCCCTGGTCAAACTGGGGGTCAGCCGCAAGGAGCTCGAGGAGACGCTCGGATTGGCGGTCTACATGGGCGGTGGACCATCCCTGATGTACGCCGCTGACGCGCTGGGCGCTTACGATCAGTTTCAGGAGCGCGCGGTGGTTTCCGAGCCGGCGATGGATTGA
- a CDS encoding universal stress protein, with protein MFLANVMVYVDPQQQDEGQIRVAEGIADKFHASMIGVSASAIDPPFVAEGVIIEQTTEDDIKRMRADLAAKGEWFGKITGRERHKLEWRWALESPTAFLAEQARAADLVVFKRRKAQSDNFHYLDSAEAILRMGRPTLSVPEGVTGLSADRIVVGWKDTREARLAIRDALPFLTRASKVTVAEICTSDEQDAATRRLRDVASYLERHSVNCQFDVRVHTSEPDAGYLVRLAKSEGADLIVTGGYGHSRLGEWMFGGMTRGLLQQAPICLLMSH; from the coding sequence ATGTTTTTGGCCAATGTCATGGTTTATGTCGACCCTCAGCAGCAGGACGAGGGGCAGATTCGCGTCGCCGAAGGGATTGCGGACAAGTTTCACGCATCGATGATCGGCGTCTCAGCTTCCGCCATCGATCCGCCCTTTGTTGCCGAAGGAGTGATCATCGAGCAGACCACCGAAGATGATATCAAGCGGATGCGGGCCGATCTCGCGGCGAAGGGCGAATGGTTCGGGAAGATCACGGGTCGAGAGCGTCACAAATTGGAATGGCGGTGGGCTCTGGAATCCCCCACCGCGTTTCTCGCGGAGCAGGCGAGGGCGGCAGATCTGGTTGTCTTCAAGCGCCGGAAGGCCCAGTCCGACAATTTCCATTACCTCGATTCGGCCGAGGCCATCCTGCGGATGGGTCGTCCCACGCTGTCGGTGCCGGAAGGCGTAACCGGCTTGTCCGCCGATCGCATCGTCGTCGGGTGGAAGGACACCCGCGAGGCGCGTCTGGCGATCCGGGACGCGTTGCCCTTCCTGACCCGGGCTTCCAAAGTGACCGTCGCCGAAATCTGCACGTCGGACGAGCAGGACGCGGCGACCCGCCGCTTGCGCGATGTCGCGAGCTATCTCGAACGGCACAGCGTCAATTGCCAGTTCGACGTTCGCGTCCACACGTCCGAGCCGGACGCAGGGTACCTTGTCAGACTGGCAAAGAGCGAAGGCGCCGACCTCATCGTCACCGGAGGCTATGGACATAGCCGGCTCGGTGAATGGATGTTCGGCGGCATGACGCGGGGCTTGCTGCAGCAGGCCCCAATCTGCCTGCTGATGTCGCATTAG
- a CDS encoding YgaP family membrane protein has protein sequence MTRNVGLIDQYARIIIGLALIAYTLKDGSLGSGWLVAGTLGFVLIATAFFSYCPLYTLLGINTRHKSSSV, from the coding sequence ATGACACGCAACGTCGGACTCATTGATCAGTACGCCCGGATCATCATCGGCCTGGCTCTGATCGCATATACCTTGAAGGACGGCTCGCTTGGATCGGGATGGCTGGTCGCCGGGACTCTCGGATTCGTTCTGATTGCGACAGCGTTCTTCTCGTACTGCCCGCTCTACACGTTGCTGGGAATCAACACTCGGCACAAGTCCAGCTCGGTCTAG